Proteins found in one Streptococcus criceti HS-6 genomic segment:
- a CDS encoding amino acid ABC transporter ATP-binding protein gives MALIEYNNVEKYYGNYHALRHINLEIEKGQVVVLLGPSGSGKSTLIRTMNALESIETGSLKVNGHEVSNASNKELVQLRKEVGMVFQHFNLYPHMTVLENVTLAPIRVLGMDKQEAEKIAEQYLTYVNMWDRKDSYPGMLSGGQKQRVAIARGLAMNPELLLFDEPTSALDPETIGDVLAVMQNLAKEGMNMVVVTHEMGFARSVADRIIFMADGEILEDTTDVDGFFDHPKEPRAKQFLSKIINHTSEKVSIE, from the coding sequence ATGGCACTTATCGAATATAATAATGTAGAAAAATACTATGGTAACTACCATGCCCTTCGTCATATCAATCTCGAAATTGAAAAGGGACAAGTCGTTGTCTTGCTAGGGCCTTCTGGTTCAGGAAAATCAACTCTCATTCGCACCATGAATGCCTTGGAAAGTATCGAAACTGGCAGCCTCAAAGTCAACGGCCATGAAGTTTCTAATGCGTCTAACAAGGAATTGGTGCAGCTGCGCAAGGAAGTTGGCATGGTTTTTCAGCATTTCAACCTTTATCCTCACATGACCGTGCTAGAAAATGTGACATTGGCTCCTATTCGCGTTTTAGGCATGGATAAACAAGAAGCAGAGAAAATTGCTGAACAATACTTGACCTATGTTAATATGTGGGACCGCAAGGATTCTTATCCAGGCATGCTGTCCGGTGGTCAAAAGCAACGGGTAGCTATCGCTCGCGGTTTAGCCATGAATCCTGAACTCCTGCTCTTTGATGAACCTACCTCTGCCTTGGATCCTGAAACCATCGGGGATGTTCTAGCCGTCATGCAAAACTTAGCCAAGGAAGGGATGAACATGGTGGTGGTTACCCACGAAATGGGCTTTGCCCGCAGTGTAGCCGACCGCATCATCTTTATGGCTGATGGCGAAATTTTAGAAGATACTACTGATGTGGACGGTTTCTTTGATCATCCAAAAGAACCACGCGCCAAACAGTTCCTTTCTAAGATTATCAACCATACCAGTGAAAAAGTTTCTATTGAATAA